The genomic region CTGTCAAGGGCCACGAGATTCTGAACGGAGACGGACTCGGGAACCGCGCGCTGGCGGCCATCAGAACTGCGCGGTGATGGCCACCAGAACTGCGCGCGTTCAAGCCAGCGGCTCCACCCCCTTTCCGTTCGTCGCCTGCTGAAGCCGCACGCTGTCGCCGGTGGTGACGCAGACGTGGGCATGGTGGAGAAGGCGGTCAACCGTCGCCCCGGCGAGTGTTTTCGGCATCAGCTCGTCGAAACCGGACGGGTGCAGGTTGGACGACACGGCCACCGACCGTTTCTCATAGGCGGCGTCCACGAGGCGGTAGAGGCCCTCTGCTGCGTCGGGGCTCACCGGGAGCAGCCCCACGTCATCAATAACGACGAGCTCGGACCCCAGGATGCGTGCCACCGCCCGGGCGACGCTGTCGTCGGCCCGGTGGCGACGGACGAGGGCACCCAGGTTATCGAGGGCGAACCAGGCCACCTTCATGCCCGCCTCCACCGCCAGCTGGCCCAGGGCTTCGAGGAACATCGTCTTGCCCGTGCCCGACGGCCCGCACACGACCAGGTTCTCCCGCCTGCGCACCCATTCCAGAGTGCGCAGGGCGGACTGGGTGGGAGCGGGGATCGACGACGCGGCGGGGTCCCAGGACTCGAAGCTCTTGCCGGCAGGGAAGGCGGCGGCCTTGCGGCGGGTGGCGAGGGAGGACCGTTCCCGCCCGGCCAGTTCCTCGGTGAGCAGGGACCGCAGCACCTCGGCCGGCTCCCAGCGCTGGGCCCGGGCGGTGGCGATCACCTCGGGGGCGTGGCGGCGGATGTGGGGCAGGCGC from Candidatus Diapherotrites archaeon harbors:
- the istB gene encoding IS21-like element helper ATPase IstB, whose translation is MRTPEPPPLAEDIEALLRRLRLPHIRRHAPEVIATARAQRWEPAEVLRSLLTEELAGRERSSLATRRKAAAFPAGKSFESWDPAASSIPAPTQSALRTLEWVRRRENLVVCGPSGTGKTMFLEALGQLAVEAGMKVAWFALDNLGALVRRHRADDSVARAVARILGSELVVIDDVGLLPVSPDAAEGLYRLVDAAYEKRSVAVSSNLHPSGFDELMPKTLAGATVDRLLHHAHVCVTTGDSVRLQQATNGKGVEPLA